The window ACATTAGCAATTCAAAAACAGCTCACAAAAAGATAAACTTTTCAAACACTTTATCTGTTTCTGCAAGAGGAGATCAACAGATGTTTATAACTATTCTCATTTCTCAAGATTAAGATTTGATAAAGCAACAGTGCAGGTGAAACTTATTTTGAGGTCAAACAAAAAAAGTTGGAGACTTCTACTGTAATGGAATCAACATCATTACACTAACATCCTAAAGGAAATAAATACAGTCAACCATCAAGGTTCAAGCACTGGAGAAAGGAACTGTGCCAAGAGAAGGATGCTTTAGAAATGTAAAGAAAAAGATGCTCACCTTTCCTGGTCCAGTAAGGAGAACAGGCTTACTAGTCTTCTGCCCTCGACGTTGCTGTATGGTCTCCAATCCTACAGTGGTTGTCATGATACATGTAATCAATAACACTTGAGAGAAAATGTGAGAGAAGACAAGGAGAAAAGAACTTTGATTTAGGTAGTTAGATGTAGGGGGAAAAAATAGTAAGAGAAGTTGGGAGACTTTACAACTTTGTTCTTCTAGGCCTACTTTCTTTCTTTTTCTGTTTTTGGACCAAAATCAAGAATAGTCCCTGTGGTAGGGAGTTATTCTCAATCTCATCCTGTTAACTTTACGGCAGATTCTGGCAACAAGTAATCAGCTAGGTTTCAGGACAAGATCTGAAGCGACACTAGGTTTGGATGCTAGTAATGAATTTTCGCCTTCCAACTTCCAAGTACAGCTCTTTCAACTAAGCACAAGTCAATGTTACTTTTTAGTAATGCTATGAGCAAAGTAGCTAAAAAGTAAAAAGTGAACTGCATTACAGATGCTTCTACCATTCTCAAATGCTAACCTCACTCACCACCTGGATACCACCCCAGTTATATATTCTGAACAAAATGATATTGATAAGAGCCTTATCACCCCCGATTATCCCAAGATTTTCCTTTACTCACACTCTAGTCCTAAAGCGAATCTACATCTTGGATAAGGATAAAATTAAAACATTTAAACAAATATGGCAGCAAGTGGCCATATGGTTATAAGGCTAGTTGGGGATTCACACAACTCTACAAGCATAAAAATATTAGCAATTGGAGGAAAATAGGGTAACTCTACTTATAGACAGTAAGGTAATATGAGAATCTATGCAGAAAATTACCACTAATTGGAGCGCAAGCACGTATTAGAACAGCCGCACCGACTCCCTCCTTGTCAGCAACAACATTCAGCATCGAATGCAGACCATAGCAAAGATAAACATATGCATGCCCTCCTGGTCCAAACTGTGTCCAACAAACCAATTCATGACCAACACATTAACCAATATATCAATATGAGTTCCGGATCAGTCTAAAATTTCAGAATAATGACTTAAATAGGATAACAACAAAGTGTAGCATCTCACCACTGGAGCTGTTCTTGGTGTTATGCCAAATCGGCCGTGACAAGCGGAATCATTTGGTCTATAAGCTTCTACCTGACATAAAGCATAACATAAACAAGCAAGCAATCCATAAATGAATCATTTCGACTAATTGCATAACGATATTTTGGAAAACAAAAGAGCAATTTAAGCAGTTGAGACATAAATTGAACATTTTATCAAGGATTTGAAGATTTTTGGCACAGAATTACAGTCTAGATAATCTCAAAATTACCGTTAGAAACTGCAATTTCTTATAGTTTTCCTAAATTTCATCTAAAACAGACAGAAGAGGGAAAATTTCGAAGAGAAAAATAGAGGAGTGAGATTACGACCTCAGTAATCTGAAGAACAACGTCGTCTCTCCGGAGGAACTTGCCGAGCAAACGAGGGGCGAGGTCTAGGGCGTCAATCTGGAAGAATGTGTAGGGCAAGATGGTCATTTTAGGGGGAGGAATCTCTTGGATTGGGAATGAATCGGATCGGGGTTTGACCACCGCAGTGGTCAACGAATGGGAAGGTTGCCTCGGCGGAGGTTCGACGTCGTCATCCTTGAGTCGGTTTGAGAGTATTGGCCGCTTGGAGGTTTCGGTGGCGACTCGTTTGAATCGCCGAGCTCTCTTCATTTCGTCTACCACCCTTTCTTATTTGTCTTGGTTTTCTGCGCATCGTCGTTTTTGTCTCCTTTGGGTTTGGGCGGGTATTTGTTTTTTTTTTCTTCTTCCCTGCATAAAATATAAAATGAACCAGAATTTAGTAAAACAAGAAATTTATCGAGTATAACAAATATTGAACTCAGTCACCTCCTGTAAAGTGGGTTGAGCTGTTAAGTATGAAACTTTATGGGTACGTTTGGTACCCGGTACTACCTAAGTCAGTCTTAAATAAGGAATAAAACAAAGTTAATCCCACGTTTGGTCTCTCTCGGTACTAACATTAATGGGCTTAACTTGGACCGGTTTTTTGATTTCTCATCCTTAACCGGTGTTATCGTGGGTACTCCGAAAATCCTACCTTAGATAAGACCTCACTAATCTCACTAACTTCTCTACGCCTCCTCCTCCTTCATCTCCCAAATCTGCATCTGCTCCGCGCCCTCCGCTCCCAGACCCGCGCCCTCTCCTGTCCTCAACCTCCTCCACCCTCGCCCTCGGCTCCCAGACCCGCGCCTTCTCCCGTCCTCAACCTCCTCTCTGACCCTCGCCCTTGGCTCCCAGACTCGCATCCGATCCCCTCCCGTCCACGCCCTCGGCTCCCAGACCCGCATCCGCTCCCGTCCTCAACCTCCTCTGACCCGCGCCGTCGACACCTCCAAGGCCAAGCCCCACCCCCATCTTCTTCCCGGATTCGTCAACAGGTATGTCCATCTATTTCTTCCTTTCTCTCTTTGATAATTAATTGATCAGTTTAATGTTGATTCAGTTTAATTGTGGTGAATTGTTACCTGTCTGATGNNNNNNNNNNNNNNNNNNNNGTGGTGAATTGTTGGTTGATTCAATTTTTTTACTTTTTAGATATGGATGGAAGAAATCTGTTGTTGATCTTGCTGTTGGAACTGTGGCATTTAGAGAATATGTCTGTTTGTACAATCCTTGTGTTATTGATGTTGAAATTGAGGCAAAGACGAGATCACCGAATTGCTTTAGATAATCGATCATTTGTTAGATTTGAGACTCGGTTGATTTATCTAGATAGTATAATAGGCAGTAGTGACACCGAGTGTGTGAATGAGTTAAGAATGGATAGGAGGACTTTTGGGTTGTTATGTGAACTGCTCCGCACTGATGGAAGGCTAAAAAATGAAGGATTAGTTAGTGTGGAGGAGCAAGTTTGTATGTTTCTACACATACTTGCTCATCATGTTAAGAATCGTACCATTAGAGGTAGATTCTTCCGATCAGGAGAGACAGTTAGTAGGTATTTCAACTGTGTATTGCAAGGTGTGTTACGATTACAAGCCAATCTATTGAGGATGCCAGACCCCGTACTTGATAATTGCACAGATAATAGATGAAAATGGTTTAAGGTATGTTATTATTATTCTAATATATAGTTTTGGTTCTAGTCTATGCAATTATTATAGTTATAATTAAATTTCACTTTTTTGGTTTAGAATTGCTTAGATGGAACTTATGTTAGAGTACGTGTAGCTGTTACTGACAAGGCAAGATATCGAACTAGAAAGGCAGATATTGCAACAAATGTCTTGGCAGCTTGTTCGCGTGACATGCAGTTCACATTCGTGTTACCGGGATGGGAGGGTTCTGCATCCGACTCTAGAGTACTTCGTGATGCAGTAACTAGGCCAAATGGATTGAGAGTTCCCACCGGTAAGGACAAGAGTGAATTATGGCAGCAATACTTACATATGTATGTATTGTATATATATATATATATATATAACTAATAGGATTTCTTTCTTTTGGTTAGGTTATTATTACCT of the Fragaria vesca subsp. vesca linkage group LG6, FraVesHawaii_1.0, whole genome shotgun sequence genome contains:
- the LOC101310624 gene encoding DNA-3-methyladenine glycosylase-like isoform 2 is translated as MKRARRFKRVATETSKRPILSNRLKDDDVEPPPRQPSHSLTTAVVKPRSDSFPIQEIPPPKMTILPYTFFQIDALDLAPRLLGKFLRRDDVVLQITEVEAYRPNDSACHGRFGITPRTAPVFGPGGHAYVYLCYGLHSMLNVVADKEGVGAAVLIRACAPISGLETIQQRRGQKTSKPVLLTGPGKIGQALGLSTEWSNHPLYTSGINYALPEHVNVLWRFAIAGTPWISAPKNTLRPPSS
- the LOC101310624 gene encoding DNA-3-methyladenine glycosylase-like isoform 1, with translation MKRARRFKRVATETSKRPILSNRLKDDDVEPPPRQPSHSLTTAVVKPRSDSFPIQEIPPPKMTILPYTFFQIDALDLAPRLLGKFLRRDDVVLQITEVEAYRPNDSACHGRFGITPRTAPVFGPGGHAYVYLCYGLHSMLNVVADKEGVGAAVLIRACAPISGLETIQQRRGQKTSKPVLLTGPGKIGQALGLSTEWSNHPLYTSGGLEILDGPQPENMLIGPRVGINYALPEHVNVLWRFAIAGTPWISAPKNTLRPPSS